A stretch of the Ensifer sp. PDNC004 genome encodes the following:
- a CDS encoding site-specific DNA-methyltransferase codes for MSSVVSLAEVSRSARPQGWLDTIIKGDCVAALNALPDNSVDVVFADPPYNLQLGGMLTRPDQSVVDAVDDEWDQFASFEAYDAFTRAWLLACRRVLKPTGTLWVIGSYHNIFRVGAILQDLHFWILNDIIWRKTNPMPNFKGRRFQNAHETLIWATPNASAKGYTFNYDAMKAANDDVQMRSDWLFPICSGHERLKDDDGKKVHPTQKPEALLARIMMASTKPGDVILDPFFGSGTTGAVAKRLGRHFVGIEREQDYIDAASARIDAVEPLGKAMLSVMTGKKAEPRVAFNTLIESGLIKPGTVLTDAKRRYSAIVRADGTVASGGEAGSIHRLGAKVQGLDACNGWTFWHFEEGNTLKPIDELRTVIRNDLAKLN; via the coding sequence ATGTCTTCAGTTGTTTCGCTTGCCGAAGTCTCCCGCTCCGCCCGTCCGCAGGGCTGGCTAGACACCATCATCAAGGGTGACTGCGTGGCCGCGCTCAATGCGCTTCCCGACAATTCGGTCGACGTCGTTTTCGCCGACCCGCCCTATAACCTCCAGCTCGGCGGCATGCTGACCCGTCCCGACCAGTCGGTGGTCGATGCCGTCGACGACGAGTGGGACCAGTTCGCTTCCTTCGAGGCCTATGACGCCTTCACCCGCGCCTGGCTGCTCGCCTGCCGCCGCGTGCTGAAGCCGACCGGCACCCTCTGGGTGATCGGCTCCTACCACAACATCTTCCGCGTCGGCGCGATCCTCCAGGACCTGCACTTCTGGATCCTCAACGACATCATCTGGCGCAAGACCAACCCGATGCCGAATTTCAAGGGCCGCCGGTTCCAGAACGCCCACGAAACGCTGATCTGGGCGACGCCGAACGCCAGCGCCAAGGGCTACACCTTCAACTACGATGCGATGAAGGCGGCCAATGACGACGTGCAGATGCGCTCCGACTGGCTGTTCCCGATCTGCTCGGGCCACGAGCGCCTGAAGGACGACGACGGCAAGAAGGTGCATCCGACCCAGAAGCCGGAAGCGCTGCTTGCCCGCATCATGATGGCCTCGACCAAGCCTGGCGACGTGATTCTCGATCCCTTCTTCGGTTCCGGCACGACCGGCGCCGTCGCCAAGCGCCTCGGCCGCCATTTCGTCGGCATCGAGCGCGAGCAGGATTACATCGACGCCGCATCGGCGCGCATCGACGCCGTCGAACCGCTCGGCAAGGCGATGCTCTCGGTCATGACCGGCAAGAAGGCCGAGCCGCGCGTCGCCTTCAACACGCTGATCGAAAGCGGGCTGATCAAGCCCGGCACGGTTCTGACGGACGCCAAGCGCCGCTACAGCGCGATCGTCCGCGCCGACGGCACGGTCGCTTCCGGCGGCGAAGCCGGCTCAATTCATCGCCTGGGCGCCAAGGTCCAGGGGCTTGATGCATGCAACGGATGGACATTCTGGCACTTCGAAGAGGGGAACACCCTGAAGCCCATCGACGAACTCAGAACCGTCATTCGAAATGATCTGGCAAAACTGAACTGA
- a CDS encoding antibiotic biosynthesis monooxygenase, translating to MIAVIFEVLPAEGRRDAYLGIAADLRPLLDDIDGFISIERFQSLANPGKLLSLSFWRDEEAVKAWRNGAEHRAAQDAGRHGVFADYRLRIASVIRDYGLNERHEAPSDSRAFHDNR from the coding sequence ATGATTGCCGTCATCTTCGAAGTCCTGCCGGCCGAGGGCCGGCGTGACGCCTATCTCGGCATTGCCGCCGACCTGCGGCCGCTTCTCGACGACATCGATGGTTTCATCTCGATCGAACGGTTCCAGAGTCTCGCCAATCCCGGCAAGCTGCTTTCCCTATCTTTCTGGCGCGACGAGGAGGCGGTGAAGGCGTGGCGGAACGGCGCCGAACATCGTGCCGCCCAGGATGCCGGGCGCCACGGCGTCTTTGCCGACTACCGCCTGCGCATCGCCTCCGTGATCCGCGACTACGGGCTGAACGAGCGCCATGAGGCACCCTCGGACAGCCGCGCCTTTCACGACAACAGATGA
- a CDS encoding NIPSNAP family protein, protein MITCFIRYEIDPFKKDEFATYSRNWGEVIPRCGADLIGYFGPHEGSATTAYGVYNIENLAAYEAYRARLAADPLGRENYAFSRRERFILKEDRIFLKNVSMPTGGK, encoded by the coding sequence ATGATCACCTGTTTCATCCGCTACGAAATCGATCCCTTCAAAAAGGACGAGTTCGCCACCTATTCGCGCAATTGGGGCGAGGTCATTCCGCGCTGCGGCGCCGATCTCATCGGCTATTTCGGTCCGCACGAGGGATCGGCGACGACGGCTTACGGCGTTTACAACATCGAGAACCTCGCGGCCTACGAGGCCTATCGCGCCCGGCTTGCTGCCGATCCGCTCGGCCGGGAAAATTATGCCTTTTCCCGCCGCGAGCGGTTTATCCTGAAGGAGGATCGGATTTTCCTGAAGAACGTCTCGATGCCAACAGGAGGAAAGTGA
- a CDS encoding helix-turn-helix transcriptional regulator: protein MKEGPDIALIGSLIGDPARANMLTALMGGSALTATELATHAGITLQTASSHLAKLEAGGLLSQRKQGRHRYFQLAEDEVGLMLENLMGFAAGRGMTRHRPGPKDPALRKARVCYNHLAGDYGVRMYDSLIAEKQIEVTGDDLALTPDGQSRIEALGIDYAALKKSRRPICRTCLDWSERRSHLAGSLGEALLTLFIDKGWAKREANSRVIRFTANGEKAFSELFPQ from the coding sequence ATGAAGGAAGGTCCAGACATCGCTCTCATCGGTTCGCTGATCGGCGATCCCGCCCGCGCCAACATGCTGACGGCGCTGATGGGCGGCAGCGCGCTGACCGCAACCGAGCTTGCCACCCATGCCGGTATCACGCTGCAGACCGCCAGCTCCCATCTCGCCAAACTCGAGGCCGGCGGCCTGCTCAGCCAACGCAAGCAGGGGCGCCACCGTTATTTTCAGCTGGCAGAAGACGAAGTCGGGCTGATGCTCGAGAACCTGATGGGCTTTGCCGCCGGCCGCGGCATGACCCGCCACCGTCCCGGGCCGAAAGATCCGGCACTGCGTAAGGCGCGCGTCTGCTACAATCATCTGGCCGGCGACTATGGCGTGCGCATGTATGACAGCCTGATCGCCGAAAAGCAGATCGAAGTCACCGGCGACGACCTGGCGCTGACGCCCGACGGGCAAAGCCGGATCGAGGCGCTCGGCATCGACTATGCAGCGCTGAAAAAATCCCGCCGCCCGATCTGCCGCACCTGCCTCGATTGGAGCGAGCGCCGTTCGCACCTGGCCGGCTCGCTTGGCGAAGCGCTGCTGACGCTGTTCATCGACAAGGGCTGGGCCAAGCGCGAGGCGAACAGCCGCGTCATCCGCTTCACCGCCAATGGCGAGAAGGCTTTCTCCGAGCTGTTTCCGCAGTAG
- a CDS encoding GntR family transcriptional regulator produces MEKQQDDTLASRISKALAERIISGMLMPGERLRQDHIAEEFGASHVPVREAFRRLEAQGLAVSEPRRGVRVASFDLKEVREVAEMRAVLEVLALRHAIPHLTPAILDRAEMATAAADTSRDVRSWEAANRAFHRLILEPCGMPRLLAAIDDLHAASARFLFSAWRTSWEARTDHDHRAILAALREGRGDEAAKILERHVGWIGKTPVRTAAGETREAFSIVG; encoded by the coding sequence ATGGAAAAGCAGCAGGACGATACGCTCGCAAGTCGCATCAGCAAGGCCCTGGCCGAGCGGATCATCTCCGGCATGTTGATGCCGGGGGAGCGCTTGCGGCAGGATCATATCGCCGAGGAATTCGGTGCGAGCCATGTACCCGTCCGCGAAGCCTTTCGGCGGCTGGAGGCCCAGGGCCTGGCCGTCAGCGAACCGCGCCGCGGCGTTCGCGTCGCCTCCTTCGACCTGAAGGAGGTGAGGGAAGTCGCCGAGATGCGCGCGGTGCTGGAGGTCCTGGCGCTTCGCCATGCCATCCCGCATTTGACGCCGGCGATCCTCGATCGGGCCGAGATGGCCACGGCCGCTGCCGATACATCACGCGACGTGCGCTCCTGGGAGGCGGCAAACCGCGCCTTCCACCGGCTGATCCTCGAACCTTGCGGCATGCCACGGCTGCTTGCGGCGATCGACGATCTGCATGCGGCGAGCGCCCGCTTCCTGTTTTCCGCCTGGCGCACGAGCTGGGAGGCGCGCACCGACCACGATCACCGCGCGATCCTGGCCGCCTTGCGCGAGGGCCGGGGCGACGAGGCGGCAAAGATCCTCGAACGGCATGTGGGCTGGATCGGCAAGACGCCGGTCAGGACCGCCGCGGGCGAAACCCGTGAGGCCTTTTCCATCGTTGGCTAA
- a CDS encoding HAD family hydrolase codes for MTGIDLIIFDCDGVLVDSEIIASEVEAALLTEAGYPISVEEMAERFAGMTWHNTLLQIEKEASIPLSAQLISKVDTILDERLARDLNIIDGVKPMLGQLTLPHCICSNSTSARLAMMLGKVGIKDHFGRRIYSARDLGADRVKPKPDIFLHGAKQMGVGPSRVLVIEDSVHGIHGARAAGMRVVGFTGGSHTHPSHADQLTEAGAETVISRMTALPGVIAALSAWSESMTA; via the coding sequence ATGACCGGTATCGATCTCATCATTTTTGATTGCGACGGCGTTCTCGTCGATTCCGAAATCATCGCGTCGGAAGTCGAAGCAGCACTGCTGACAGAAGCGGGTTACCCGATCAGCGTCGAGGAAATGGCGGAGCGTTTTGCAGGCATGACCTGGCACAACACGCTGCTGCAGATCGAGAAGGAAGCAAGCATTCCGCTTTCGGCCCAGCTCATCAGCAAGGTCGACACCATCCTCGACGAGCGTCTGGCCCGCGACCTCAACATCATCGACGGCGTCAAGCCGATGCTGGGGCAACTGACGCTGCCGCACTGCATCTGCTCCAACTCGACCTCGGCGCGGCTTGCCATGATGCTCGGCAAGGTCGGCATCAAGGACCATTTCGGCCGCCGTATCTATTCGGCGCGCGACCTCGGCGCCGACCGCGTCAAGCCGAAGCCGGACATCTTCCTGCACGGCGCCAAGCAGATGGGCGTCGGCCCGTCGCGGGTGCTGGTGATCGAGGATTCCGTCCACGGCATCCACGGTGCACGTGCCGCCGGCATGCGCGTCGTCGGCTTCACCGGCGGTTCGCACACCCATCCCTCGCATGCCGACCAGCTGACCGAAGCGGGTGCGGAAACGGTGATTTCGCGCATGACGGCGCTGCCGGGCGTGATCGCGGCCCTTTCCGCATGGTCGGAGTCGATGACGGCCTAA
- a CDS encoding ABC transporter substrate-binding protein, whose product MRLSMLTGLTLAASVAFGPLAFADITIGVITPLTGPVAAYGEQVKNGAETAADEINKAGGINGEKIVLKMLDDAGDPKQAVSVANQAAGEGIRYVVGPVLSGTSMAASDILAENGILMVTPTATTPDLTTRGLWNVLRTCGRDDQQAEVAAAYVLKNLKDKKVAVLHDKAPYGKGLADGFKKAINAGGITEVVYEGLNPGDKDFSAIVTRLKAENVDVVYFGGYHPEGGLLARQMHDQGVKAQIFGGDGLSNTEFWAIGGEAATGTVYTNASDATSNPASAPAVEALKAKNIPAEAFTLNAYAAVQVLKAGIEKAGSAEDATAVATAIKSGDAIDTVLGKLTYSEAGDLTSQAFSLYKWEGGKSVPAE is encoded by the coding sequence ATGCGTCTTTCAATGTTGACCGGCCTGACCCTGGCAGCCAGCGTCGCCTTCGGCCCGCTCGCCTTCGCCGACATCACCATTGGCGTGATCACGCCGCTTACCGGCCCGGTCGCGGCCTATGGCGAGCAGGTGAAAAACGGCGCGGAAACGGCTGCAGACGAGATCAACAAGGCTGGCGGCATCAATGGCGAGAAGATCGTGCTGAAGATGCTCGACGACGCCGGCGACCCGAAGCAGGCCGTTTCGGTTGCCAACCAGGCTGCCGGTGAAGGCATCCGCTACGTCGTCGGTCCGGTTCTGTCCGGCACCTCGATGGCGGCTTCGGACATCCTTGCCGAAAACGGCATCCTGATGGTGACGCCGACGGCAACCACGCCTGACCTCACCACCCGCGGTCTCTGGAACGTGCTGCGCACCTGCGGCCGCGACGACCAGCAGGCCGAGGTTGCGGCCGCCTATGTGCTCAAGAACCTCAAGGACAAGAAGGTCGCCGTGCTGCACGACAAGGCGCCTTACGGCAAGGGCCTCGCTGACGGCTTCAAGAAGGCGATCAACGCTGGCGGCATCACCGAAGTCGTCTATGAAGGCCTGAACCCGGGCGACAAGGACTTCAGCGCCATCGTCACCCGCCTGAAGGCCGAAAACGTCGATGTCGTCTACTTCGGCGGCTACCATCCGGAAGGCGGCCTGCTGGCGCGCCAGATGCACGACCAGGGCGTGAAGGCGCAAATCTTCGGCGGCGACGGCCTGTCCAACACCGAGTTCTGGGCAATCGGCGGCGAAGCTGCGACCGGCACGGTCTACACCAATGCCAGCGACGCGACCAGCAACCCAGCCTCCGCTCCGGCTGTCGAAGCGCTGAAGGCGAAGAACATCCCGGCCGAAGCCTTCACGCTGAACGCCTATGCTGCCGTCCAGGTGCTGAAGGCCGGCATCGAGAAGGCGGGCTCCGCTGAGGACGCGACTGCGGTTGCAACCGCGATCAAGTCGGGCGACGCCATCGACACGGTTCTCGGCAAGCTGACCTACAGCGAAGCCGGCGACCTTACCTCGCAGGCTTTCTCGCTCTACAAGTGGGAAGGCGGCAAGAGCGTTCCGGCTGAATAA
- the thrC gene encoding threonine synthase, which translates to MVKYISTRGEAAPLGFCDALLAGLARDGGLYLPKEWPTFSKKEIRGLRGKSYQDIAFTVLEPFINGEIPAAKFREMIDEAYATFRHPAVAPLVQTGPNAFVMELFHGSTLAFKDVAMQLLARLMDYVLAERGERATIVGATSGDTGGAAIDAFAGRERTDIFILFPHGKVSPVQQRQMTTSTASNVHAIAVNGNFDDCQNLVKAMFNDAAFRDRVKLSGVNSINWARIMAQIVYYFTTAVALGGPDRKISFTVPTGNFGDIFAGYVAKRMGLPIDKLIIATNENDILARTLKTGRYEMRDVKATTAPSMDIQISSNFERLLFEANDRDPGEIRSAMDGLKQSGSFTIREKALKAIRKEFRAGRASEKDVAKTIARTLADTGYLLDPHSAVGVFVAAKHEKASAPMVTLATAHPAKFPDAVKSASGIDPALPTWLADLMNREERFDILDPDLKTVETFIGERTRLRG; encoded by the coding sequence ATGGTGAAGTATATCTCGACGCGCGGCGAAGCCGCTCCTCTCGGCTTCTGCGATGCGCTGCTTGCCGGTCTTGCGCGCGATGGCGGTCTCTATCTCCCCAAGGAATGGCCGACCTTTTCCAAGAAGGAAATCCGCGGCCTGCGCGGCAAATCCTACCAGGACATTGCCTTCACCGTGCTCGAGCCCTTCATCAATGGCGAGATCCCGGCGGCCAAGTTCCGCGAAATGATCGACGAGGCCTACGCCACCTTCCGCCATCCGGCAGTGGCGCCGCTGGTGCAGACCGGACCGAACGCCTTCGTCATGGAGCTCTTCCACGGCTCGACGCTCGCCTTCAAGGACGTAGCGATGCAACTGCTCGCGCGGCTGATGGACTATGTGCTTGCCGAACGCGGCGAGCGCGCCACCATTGTCGGCGCGACTTCGGGCGACACCGGTGGTGCAGCCATCGACGCCTTCGCCGGTCGTGAGCGTACCGACATCTTCATTCTCTTCCCGCACGGCAAGGTCTCGCCGGTACAGCAGCGGCAGATGACGACCTCGACCGCATCCAACGTTCATGCCATCGCCGTCAACGGCAACTTCGACGATTGCCAGAACCTCGTCAAAGCGATGTTCAACGACGCCGCCTTCCGCGATCGCGTCAAGCTTTCGGGTGTCAACTCGATCAACTGGGCGCGCATAATGGCCCAGATCGTCTATTACTTCACCACGGCGGTCGCGCTCGGCGGGCCGGACCGCAAGATCTCCTTCACGGTTCCCACGGGCAATTTCGGCGACATCTTCGCTGGCTACGTCGCCAAGCGCATGGGCCTGCCGATCGACAAGCTGATCATCGCCACCAACGAAAACGACATTCTCGCCCGCACGCTGAAGACCGGCCGCTACGAGATGCGCGACGTCAAGGCGACCACCGCACCGTCGATGGACATCCAGATTTCGTCGAACTTCGAACGGCTTCTGTTCGAGGCGAACGACCGCGACCCGGGCGAAATCCGCTCGGCGATGGACGGGCTGAAGCAGTCCGGCTCCTTCACCATCCGCGAGAAGGCGCTGAAGGCGATCCGCAAGGAGTTCCGCGCCGGTCGCGCCTCGGAGAAGGACGTCGCCAAGACGATTGCAAGGACGCTTGCCGACACGGGCTATCTGCTCGATCCGCACAGCGCCGTCGGCGTCTTCGTCGCCGCCAAACACGAGAAGGCGTCCGCTCCAATGGTGACCCTTGCGACCGCCCATCCGGCGAAATTCCCGGACGCGGTAAAATCGGCAAGTGGTATTGACCCGGCGCTTCCGACGTGGCTTGCTGACCTGATGAACAGGGAGGAGCGTTTCGATATCCTGGATCCGGACCTGAAAACCGTCGAGACCTTTATCGGCGAGCGGACCCGCCTCCGGGGGTAA
- a CDS encoding pitrilysin family protein — MMKVECTRLPSGLTVVTEQMPHLESVALGVWIKSGSRNETLGEHGIAHLLEHMAFKGTARRTARQIAEEIENVGGEVNAATSTETTSYYARVLKDHVPLAVDILADILTESSFDEEELRREKHVILQEIGAADDTPDDVVFDRFAETAYRNQTVGRPILGTPDTVMSFSADQIRHYLGRNYTTDRMFVVAAGAVEHESFVRQVEERFSSLPRTPIATPVLETALYTGGESRETRDLMDAQVLLGFEGKAYHARDFYCSQILANILGGGMSSRLFQEVREHRGLCYSVYAFHWGFSDTGIFGVHAATGGENLPELMPVIVDELRKSSMNIEQQEIERARAQIRAQLLMGQESPAARAGQIARQMMLYGRPIPNEELMERLSGITIERLTDLAGRLFFDTIPTLSAIGPLDQLAPMGDILSSLTGKAAVPHAVAS, encoded by the coding sequence ATGATGAAAGTTGAGTGCACCCGGCTCCCTTCCGGGTTGACGGTGGTAACCGAGCAGATGCCGCATCTTGAAAGTGTGGCGCTCGGCGTGTGGATCAAGTCCGGTTCGCGCAATGAAACCCTCGGCGAACATGGCATTGCCCATCTGCTCGAGCACATGGCTTTCAAGGGCACCGCGCGGCGCACCGCCCGCCAGATTGCCGAAGAGATCGAAAACGTCGGTGGCGAGGTCAATGCTGCCACCTCCACTGAGACGACCTCCTATTATGCCCGGGTTCTCAAGGACCACGTGCCGCTTGCGGTCGACATTCTCGCCGACATTCTGACCGAGTCCAGCTTCGACGAGGAAGAACTGCGCCGTGAGAAGCACGTGATCCTGCAGGAGATCGGCGCTGCCGACGACACACCCGACGATGTCGTCTTCGACCGCTTCGCCGAGACCGCCTATCGCAACCAGACCGTCGGCCGGCCGATCCTCGGCACGCCGGACACGGTCATGTCGTTCTCCGCCGACCAGATCCGGCACTATCTCGGCCGCAACTACACGACCGACCGCATGTTCGTGGTCGCCGCCGGCGCCGTCGAACACGAATCCTTTGTTCGCCAGGTCGAAGAACGCTTCTCGTCATTGCCGCGCACACCGATCGCAACGCCCGTGCTCGAAACTGCCCTCTACACCGGCGGCGAGAGCCGCGAAACCCGCGACCTGATGGACGCGCAGGTGCTGCTCGGCTTTGAAGGCAAGGCGTACCACGCCCGCGATTTCTACTGTTCGCAGATCCTCGCCAACATCCTCGGCGGCGGCATGTCCTCCCGCCTCTTCCAGGAAGTACGCGAGCATCGCGGCCTCTGTTATTCGGTCTATGCCTTCCATTGGGGCTTTTCCGACACCGGTATCTTCGGCGTGCATGCCGCAACAGGCGGCGAGAACTTGCCGGAACTGATGCCCGTCATCGTCGACGAGCTGCGCAAATCCTCGATGAACATCGAGCAGCAGGAAATCGAGCGCGCCCGCGCCCAGATCCGTGCACAGCTTCTGATGGGCCAGGAAAGCCCGGCGGCCCGCGCCGGCCAGATCGCCCGCCAGATGATGCTCTACGGTCGCCCGATCCCCAACGAGGAACTGATGGAGCGCCTCTCCGGCATTACCATCGAGCGCCTGACCGACCTTGCCGGCCGGCTGTTCTTCGACACGATACCGACGCTTTCGGCGATCGGCCCGCTCGATCAGCTTGCCCCGATGGGCGACATTCTGTCGTCGCTGACCGGCAAGGCCGCCGTTCCGCACGCCGTCGCAAGCTAA
- a CDS encoding GNAT family N-acetyltransferase has product MTRSVFRFLSRQPETIEIADQNYLLRLPRYSDYRQWYQLRSDSRTFLEPWEPTWRTDEMTESAFRSRVIRNEQEYASGQAVPLFLFHKPGEILLGGLTIGHIRRGAGQNCMIGYWMGARHAGKGHMFAALKLAIPYIFSTLELHRIEAACIPDNSRSIRLLEKAGFEREGYLRQYLRINGQWRDHLLFSLLSDDAVPNRNMPL; this is encoded by the coding sequence ATGACACGATCGGTTTTTCGGTTCCTGTCGCGGCAGCCGGAGACGATCGAAATCGCCGACCAGAATTACCTGCTCCGCCTCCCCCGCTATTCCGATTACCGCCAGTGGTATCAGCTCAGAAGCGACAGCCGCACCTTCCTGGAGCCGTGGGAACCGACCTGGCGCACCGACGAAATGACCGAGAGCGCCTTTCGCAGCCGGGTCATCCGCAACGAGCAGGAATATGCCTCCGGCCAGGCGGTGCCGCTTTTCCTTTTCCACAAGCCAGGCGAGATCCTGCTCGGCGGACTGACCATCGGCCACATTCGCCGCGGCGCCGGGCAAAACTGCATGATCGGCTACTGGATGGGCGCGCGCCACGCCGGCAAAGGCCACATGTTTGCGGCCCTCAAGCTCGCGATCCCCTACATCTTTTCGACCCTTGAGTTGCACCGTATTGAAGCAGCCTGTATTCCGGACAACTCAAGAAGCATCCGGCTCCTTGAAAAGGCCGGTTTTGAGCGTGAAGGCTATTTAAGACAGTACTTGAGAATCAACGGCCAGTGGCGAGACCATCTGCTCTTTTCTCTCCTGTCCGACGATGCCGTACCGAACAGGAATATGCCCCTTTGA